One region of Dehalococcoidia bacterium genomic DNA includes:
- a CDS encoding Lrp/AsnC family transcriptional regulator encodes MKHIDDIDKKIVAALEKDASMSSRELAEALDICAPTVRRRVNRLIRDDIIRIQAVQINRARTSLTVAILLKVENNAISRTADLLTKQEEVGFLALAAGRFNMIMVCWFVTVEAYSKFLNTVLYTMNGVLETDTAICTEYRKYAFVNLSRAGGIVQTTGKPVDDIDLKIVSALEKDAHQSNTRLAKSLNMSSATIRRRINNLLSNNVIHIQAFPNVRLGKMITSVIALKVDNGALNRIADYFSDMDEVRQVLLTAGNYDIGVWAWFESIEAFSEFLNNRINSLEGVEKKTIIIMTEIRKWVHMW; translated from the coding sequence ATGAAGCACATAGATGATATCGACAAAAAAATAGTTGCCGCACTGGAGAAGGATGCCTCTATGAGTAGCAGAGAACTGGCTGAAGCGCTCGATATATGTGCGCCTACGGTTCGGCGCAGGGTTAACAGGCTGATCAGGGACGATATCATACGTATCCAGGCGGTACAGATCAACCGGGCCAGAACTTCACTTACCGTCGCAATATTATTGAAAGTTGAAAACAATGCCATTTCACGCACGGCTGATCTTCTGACAAAACAAGAAGAAGTGGGATTTCTGGCATTAGCCGCCGGCCGCTTCAACATGATAATGGTCTGCTGGTTTGTCACAGTGGAAGCGTATTCCAAATTTTTAAACACCGTGCTATACACGATGAACGGGGTGCTGGAGACAGACACTGCAATCTGTACGGAATACAGGAAATATGCGTTTGTTAATCTATCGCGGGCTGGAGGGATTGTTCAAACAACCGGCAAACCGGTGGACGACATCGACCTGAAGATTGTTTCTGCGCTCGAAAAGGATGCGCATCAGAGCAATACCCGCCTGGCTAAAAGCCTCAACATGAGCTCTGCCACTATCAGGCGCAGAATAAATAATCTGTTAAGTAATAACGTAATACATATACAGGCTTTCCCCAACGTTCGTTTGGGTAAAATGATCACCTCTGTAATAGCACTGAAAGTGGATAACGGCGCGCTAAACCGCATTGCAGACTACTTCTCCGACATGGACGAGGTCAGGCAGGTGCTTTTAACGGCCGGCAATTACGATATAGGCGTATGGGCGTGGTTTGAATCTATTGAAGCTTTCTCGGAATTCCTCAATAACCGCATCAATTCGCTGGAGGGCGTAGAGAAAAAGACCATAATAATCATGACGGAGATCAGAAAATGGGTGCATATGTGGTGA